Below is a genomic region from Lineus longissimus chromosome 16, tnLinLong1.2, whole genome shotgun sequence.
ATCCGATCATTAGATATTTCTTAAATTCGGCCCTTCTTTCCTTCAAGTTTAATGCCTAGAATTTCAAAATCAACCCAACTTATCCAGTTTACTGGCACCCATTCTGAGCTTCCCTTCAATGGAGAAGGAAACTGTCCTTATGAGCAGTTAGGTTTCAAAATCTGTAGTTCGCCTCAGTCCACCTTCACTGGCAAGCTACTAACTGGATATTCTGACTTGCCTCTCAATTCACGTCTTAACTTTTGTGGTTTGCGTTTTCACGTACCACCAGGTTAAGGCATATTGTTATTCTCATCAATGTAATCTCAACCTTTCAGTCGCATTCCGTCATCCTTCTCCTGCCTACGAAACAAAATATCAACCTGTCCGACAAAACACCTGGCGCAGTGGACGCACTATCTCAACATAGATGGACTGCAGAGAACTATGGTTTACATGTGCCAAAACAATGATGGTAAGCTTGTCACTATCACACAATCTCTAGCAAGGAACTACGACCTTCTGCCACTGCCGAGCTGTTGTTGTCTCGGAAAATGTAAGTGACCCGTCTTGTGGATGGAAAGGACATCCAGGTGGAGACGATAGTTTTGAGAAAAGAGCGTCACCtcagtcccatgagtggtcgtgttaccagggTTTTACTGTACTTTCTAATAAATTACTTCTTCCTTTCAGTTTGGTCTTTGGTACAAAGGAACTGCACGTCACAAGCAGACTACAAGCAAATTAAATATGCCTGTACCAGAGAACAGATTCTGTATGCTCAACTCGATATGGTGGCCAGGGAGGTGCTTCTCTTTAACGACCAAAGGGCAACTAGATGCAGGTAACTAACCCTAACAACATCCCCAAAACCAAATAATGTGCCTCTACGAGCAGTAGAGATCAGATCCTGTATGCCGAGTCACTCAGCTACCAGTGAAACTACTGTGCAGTGTCCGCGTCTGTGTCGTTTTCACTGCAGCATTGCCATAAACTAGGAGATCTTTCACAGCATCGAAAGTGAATCTGGACCCTACTGATGACAATTAATGTCTCTTAAGATACAAATTAATGGCTCGTTTCAACTAAACGAGCcattaaaaccacattttgatTTACAGCTCAGGGATGATGATTAAAGTTCACAAGTCTCATCATTCGTCCATCAATATTTCAGGATTCTTGCCCTTCGGGGACCAATCAGATATGCAAACAATAGCCCCGGGAGACAGTAATGCTCTGGGAATTAATCGTTTTATTCCAAGGGCAGATCACTCCTTTATTAACCTTGCACCGTCAAAGAGATAATTTACACTTTTAAAACATTCTTTGATGATTTGATGATAGATGTCTGAGCCCAAGGTCAACCACGTTATTAGTGACGAAACCATTCTGTTATTCACTAGTTCTTTCCTTTTCATTTGCAGCAATCGACGTATTGATCTCTACTGCGACATTAAAGCTTTAAACGTTACGTCATGTGCTCTCGATGACGACCAATTCTGTGCCGGACTCGTCAACTCACTTCTTCGTATAGACACGGATTGCACCTGCGACCACTCCCTAGACAAAGGATACTGTCCACCTATCATAGACATACAAAAGATTTGCAACATACCAGCATTAGTTTTACCAACATTTAACCCAATCCAAACCACAACTTCTTCAAAAGAGGCAGCTTATGAACTTGTAACAAAACCTACAGataaaattgacaaaaatattGTAAAGTCTGAATTAACTGAAGACTCTATGTATGGGAATAGTGGTGCTCCGCACTCATTATACATCATCAGTTCTAGTCAGACTCTGGGGTTG
It encodes:
- the LOC135500315 gene encoding uncharacterized protein LOC135500315, giving the protein MLPSDVILVTVMVLLGVTVRITGTLDECPSEKDISQCLGDIHMQKDDLINGKVFGGASKTPLDEIPKYCRRIPSSFSCLRNKISTCPTKHLAQWTHYLNIDGLQRTMVYMCQNNDVWSLVQRNCTSQADYKQIKYACTREQILYAQLDMVAREVLLFNDQRATRCSNRRIDLYCDIKALNVTSCALDDDQFCAGLVNSLLRIDTDCTCDHSLDKGYCPPIIDIQKICNIPALVLPTFNPIQTTTSSKEAAYELVTKPTDKIDKNIVKSELTEDSMYGNSGAPHSLYIISSSQTLGLIFLIFSAQLFSIW